In the Pirellulales bacterium genome, CCTGATGGCCGTTATGTGCTCGTCAAGCTGCTCGAGAATCTGCAGTGCGAGGCGACAGGCTGCGAAGATGGCCAGGCTTGCCTCGATATGGTGCGTGAGCTGCGCCCCGATCTTGTTCTGCTGGATCTTGCGATGCCCGGCATGGACGGGTTTCAGGTCGTTGAGCGCCTTCGCGAGCTGGAAATCGCGCCGCCGCTGCTGGTCGCCCTGAGCGGCTATGGTGATGCGAAAATCG is a window encoding:
- a CDS encoding response regulator, with product MERAGYPPVRALVVDDEPDGRYVLVKLLENLQCEATGCEDGQACLDMVRELRPDLVLLDLAMPGMDGFQVVERLRELEIAPPLLVALSGYGDAKIVARCLEAGFQRHELKPIRIDSLTVLLDEARRLAPQPTA